From the genome of Hyperolius riggenbachi isolate aHypRig1 chromosome 9, aHypRig1.pri, whole genome shotgun sequence, one region includes:
- the PDE6H gene encoding retinal cone rhodopsin-sensitive cGMP 3',5'-cyclic phosphodiesterase subunit gamma has product MNTSSPATSALAPISNQGGPTTPRKGPPKFKQRQTRQFKSKPPKKGVRGFGDDIPGMEGLGTDITVICPWEAFSHLELHELAQFGII; this is encoded by the exons ATGAACACCAgctcacctgcaaccagtgccttgGCTCCCATTAGCAACCAAGGAGGACCCACAACACCTCGAAAAGGACCTCCAAAATTCAAGCAGAGACAAACACGACAGTTCAAGAGCAAGCCACCAAAAAAAGGAGTTAGAGG GTTTGGCGATGATATTCCGGGAATGGAGGGACTTGGAACAG aTATCACTGTCATCTGTCCTTGGGAAGCCTTCAGCCACTTAGAATTACACGAGCTGGCACAGTTTGGAATCATCTAA